The genomic window GATCAAGAGCCTGCACGCATGAAGAATTGCGTCCTGGCAATAATTGGTCGCTCAGGCCTTAGCGTTGCAGGACAAGAAGTTGATCGACATCTCCCGGCTTTGCGAGGATTTCGCTTTTGCTTGTGGCGACTATGCCGCGCCATCGGTGAATATAGCTGAGCGAAAAGCCCTGATGCTCGAATGTGTCGATAAAGGCGCCTGCGTCGCCATAGCGACCCGGAGTGAATTCCAAGATTACAGTAAGTGGGCGAGGGTTCGCAATGCGTTTGTCCATTCCGGCCCATACAGCTTCCTCAGCCCCTTCGACGTCGATCTTTACAAAGTCGCAGTCTTCCAGATCAGCGATCTCATCGAACCGCGCGGTTGGCACCTTGACCTCTTCGTGGCCGGGCCTGGGATGGACGGTTGCATTCATTGGCCGCGAGGGGTCGATGAAAAAATCAATTTCGCCATTGGCGTTACTCAATGCGATTTCATGCACCACAGTGCGCCGCGCGAAGCTGTTGATTTCGACCGTATCGCGCAGGAGTTTTGCAATATGAGGGTTGGGCTCAAATGCGTGCACAGCGCCCGAAGCACCGACACGTTCAGCCATTATCAGGGTGAAGTACCCAAGGTTGGCGCCAAGATCGACCGCTTTCATGCCTTTCTTGACGAGCCGTGCCATCACTTCGGTGTGCGCCATTTCCCAATAGCCATCGGTGAGCATATGGGGTGCAAAGGCCACATCGCGTGTGTCGAGGAACATCTTGTAACGGCCAAGAACGCGGGCAAGGGCAATATGATCGCCAAGATAGGCGTTCTGGCACGCATCGCGGATGAAGTTCTGATTGCTCAGCCTTCTCAGCAGCCCGAGCTTGCGCAGCTGGAACCGGGCTTTCATAGGCCTTCGCCTGAAGCCAAGACCATGAGCTTAAACGTCGAGATTTGCGACACTCAACGCGTTGTCCTGAATAAACTCGCGGCGCGGCTCGACCACATCACCCATGAGCCTTGTGAAAATCTCATCGGTCACATCTGCGTCTTCGACCTTTACCTGCAGAAGGATGCGGTTTTCCGGGTCGAGCGTGGTTTCCCAAAGCTGTTCGGGGTTCATCTCGCCAAGACCTTTATAACGGCTGATCGAGAGGCCCTTGCGCCCGGCGGCGAGCACCGCTTCGAGCAACTGGCTCGGGCGCGTGATCGCGTCTTCGGCGAGGACGGCAGTGTCGTCGCCTGTATCCTCATCGCTTTCGGTGTCTGCTTCCGCCTCGCTTTCCTCGCCTGCCTTCACGAAGCGCACTGGCGCGCCATAGGCGTCAGCCTGATCGGCGGCGATGGAGTGGAGCTTTTGCGCCTCGGTTGAGGTGAGGAAGCGCCCTTCGATTTCGTGCACGTCGGTAACGCCGCGCCACAAACGCGAGAACTGAACGGTGCCGCTTTCGAGCACGCGCACGCTCCATTTCGCGTCCTGATCGCCCGCCTCAAGCCTTTCGGCGGTTTCTTCGAGCGCTCTGAGCTGTTCGGCATCGGACAATCCCGGCTGAAGTGCGCCGGAAAGGGCCATCTGCTCGATAATACCGGTGTTGTAACGGCGCGGCACGAAGGCGATCATGTTTTTAAGGCGCAATGCCCCATCGACGAGGGCGCGCAAATCTTCGCCCGAACGCGCACCGCCGGAGGTTTCAAGGATCCGTCCCTGTAGCCCTGCATCCACCAGATAGCGGTCAAGTGCGCCCTCGTCCTTGAGGTACACCTCGCTTTTGCCCTTCGCGACTTTGAACAAAGGCGGCTGAGCGATGTAGAGGTGCCCTGCCTTGATGATTTCGGGCATCTGGCGGTGAAAGAAGGTCAGCAGCAGTGTGCGGATGTGCGCCCCGTCGACGTCAGCGTCGGTCATGATCACAATCTTGTGATAGCGCAGCTTCTCAAGGTCAAATTCGTCGCGGATACCGGTGCCCATCGCCTGGATGAGAGTGCCGACCTCTTTGGACGAAATGATCCGGTCAAAGCGCGCGCGCTCGACGTTCAAAATCTTACCCTTAAGCGGAAGGATCGCCTGATACTGGCTGTCACGCCCGCCTTTGGCTGAGCCACCTGCGGAATCACCCTCGACCAGGAAGATTTCGGCCTTGGTCGCATCGCGCTCGCGGCAATCGGAGAGTTTTCCGGGAAGCGAAGCCACGCTCATCGCGCCCTTGCGGCTCATTTCGCGGGCGCGTTTTGCCGCTTCACGCGCGGCGGCGGCATCGATGATCTTTTGGATGATGGCCTTGGCATCGGCCGGATTTTCCTCCAGCCACTCGGTCATCTTCTCACCCATCAGCGATTCCAGCGGCTGGCGCACCTCGGAGGAGACGAGCTTGTCTTTGGTTTGCGAAGAGAATTTGGGATCGGGCAGTTTCACGCTGACAATCGCGGTCAAACCTTCGCGCATATCTTCGCCGGACAGCGAGACTTTCTCTTTCTTCAGAAGCCCCTCGCGGTCGGCATAGCCATTCAGCGTCCGTGTGAGCGCAGCACGGAAGGCCGCCAAGTGTGTGCCCCCGTCGCGTTGAGGGATATTGTTGGTGAAACACAGCACGTTTTCATAATAGCTGTCGTTCCATTCGAGAGCGACGTCGATGCCAATCCCGTCCTTCTCCGCCGAGACGGAAATGGGATCGGAAATGAGCGCTTCCTTGTTGCGATCGAGCCAACGCACGAAGGCAGCAATCCCGCCTTCGTAGAACAGGTCGTGTTCGACCACCTCCTCATGGCGCTTATCGCGGATGAGAATGCGCACGCCTGAATTAAGGAAGGCCAGCTCACGATAACGATGCTCAAGCTTTTCAAAATCGAACTCGGTGACGTTTTTGAACGTATCGGTCGATGCTTTGAAGGTGACGCGTGTGCCTTTTTTGAAGCCATCATCGTCCGGGTTTTGATCAACCTTGGGCGCGTCGCCTTTGACTTCGAGGCTGTTCACCGCATCGCCGTGCTCAAAGCGCATCCAGTGCTCTTTACCCTCGCGCCAGATGGTAAGCTCAAGCCATTCGGACAGCGCGTTCACCACCGAGACGCCCACGCCGTGCAGGCCGCCAGAAACCTTGTAAGCGTTGTCGTCTGATGTGTTTTCAAACTTACCGCCAGCGTGCAGCTGCGTCATGATGACTTCTGCGGCTGAGACGCCTTCCTCCTTGTGCATCCCCACCGGAATGCCGCGCCCGTTGTCCTCGACAGAGACGCTGCCATCGGGATTGAGTTCGATCAAAACAAGGTCGCAGTGCCCTGCCAACGCTTCATCGATGGCGTTATCGGACACTTCGAACACCATGTGATGCAGGCCAGAGCCATCATCAGTGTCACCGATATACATCCCAGGGCGCTTGCGGACCGCGTCAAGACCCTTCAAAACCTTAATGGAATCAGCGCCATATTCGCCTTGACGTTTTTCAGGGGCACTGCTGCCAGTGGGGGCGTTTTGCGGTTCGTTATTCGAAGTGTTGTCCATCCCCAATATATAGGCGCTGAGAGAGCGAAGCTAAAGGTTTTCATGCGCCAATCCCGTGCTTTTCCACCGCCTAAAGCATCATCAAAGTGGAACGCTCTAAAGGCCTCGCGCATTGTCGCCTTATGGCCATGATGTTTGTCGTGATTGCAGTAGTCAGCGGGGCGCTGATTATCGGGGCTTTGTGGGGTGCCTATGGGCATTTGGGCAAGCAGCTTGAGGGCTTCCTTGTCGCTATTGCCGGCGGTGCGCTGCTGCTCTCGGTAACGACAGAGCTGATCCAGCCCGCTATCGAACAAAGCTCTGTGTTACACGCCATGGCAGGTGTTGGCGCGGGCGCATTGGTGTTCGTGTTTGTCGATCGTCTGATCGCCAACAAGATGGGCGAGGATTCAGGCGGAGGATTGCTTGCTGCGATCACGCTTGACGGTATTCCTGAAAACCTTGCCCTTGGCGTCGCCTTGATTGCTGCTGGACCGATGGAGGTTGCCGCACTGGCAGGTTCGATCCTTCTGTCCAACTTGCCCGAGGCGGCGGGCGGTGCGCGCGATATGCGCGACAGCGGGTGGAGCAAGGCGCGCATTGTTGCAATATGGGCGGTAACAGCCGCTATCCTGTCGCTAGCGGCGATTGCTGGTAATATGCTGCTCGATACCGTTAGTGAGAGCACGCTTGCAATTATACGATCCTTTGCTGCCGGGGCAGTGGTGGCGAGCCTTGCGACCGAAGTCTTCCCCAAAGCCTATGACGAGGATTGCCAATGGGCCGGGATTGCGACCGCCATTGGCGTGATCCTCGCCTTTACGCTCGGTTCGCTTGGCGCAGGTTAGGCTTTAGCGAGGCTTTGCAAAGGCGAGGCGGAACGCCACTTTCCCGCGCCACACCTGTTGGTGCAGCGTTCCGGCAAGCGCTTGGCGGGCAGCTCCATCGAACTGGCTTTCATAACAATTGACCGCTGCCATTGCGGCATCAAGGTCAAAGGGCTCATAGGCGATCCGATCGGTGATGAGCGATGGATGCGTGCGCGCCCAGCCTTCAAAGCCGGGAGGTGCATCGCTGTCATCCTCTCCGCCCTCGCTGAGGGGAAAGGCAGCGTAGAGCAGGTCAGGCCGATCTGGCCCCATGGCTTGCACAATCTGTGTGACCGCGCTTGATGTGATGCGGTGGTCAGCGTGGCCATAACCGCCATCAGGCCCCCAGGTCATAATGACGCTTGGGTCGTGCAGCGCGATAAGCCCGGCAATCCTCTCGCCCATATCGCGCATCGCCGTTTGCGTATTGCGCGCTTGCGTCGCCAGCGTACCATCGCCCAAACGCCAGTAAATCGGCTCTTCCAGTCCCAGCGCAAAGGCTGAGCAGCGCGCTTCGTCTTCGCGCAAATCGGCAAGCGCATCGCCTGGCTCAAGCCCGCTTACGCCAGGCCCCTGATCCCCGCTGGTTGCAAAAACGAGCGTCACCTCGCCCCCTTCGCGCGCAATGCGGGCGAGCGCAGGGGCGAATACGAGTTCGTCATCAGGGTGCGCGACAATTGCAAGCACGGAAGGTGCGCCGGTGCCCGCTCGCGGTTGACCGCGCGTTGATTGGTCGGCGGGCTGTTCGGTTGGCTGCCCGGTTGGCTGTTCATCTTGCGCTTCGCTCGGCGGCGCCTCACCGGGCATAAGCCGGGTTACAACCTGTCCGTCGTCAAGCGTCTCTTCCTTGCCGATAATCGAAGGCTTGGCGATGTCTTGTGCTGATAATGCGCTTGATGAGGCGAGCACTAAGGCTGCGCTGGCGCAGGCGAGTACGCATTTGATCGGTTTCCTCAACTCATCACCTCGCAGCATTGCTATTACTCCTTGCGCCGCCAATCTGCGGCAAAGGGGTAAAGAATTCCGCACCATCTCCCCGTAAAATCTGCAAAACACTTGCGAAGGCGCGTTCATCAACGCATTCATTCGTGCCATGAATGACAACACAATCAGCGCCGTTATGGGAGAGCGCCTCGCACAGAGCTTCGGCTCTTTTCCGCAAATCTTGCAGATGTGGTCGCAGGCACAGCCTGATGCGATCGCGATTGTCGATGACACACGTGATGTCGCCTGGGCCGAGCTTATCGGAGAGGTCGAGCGGCTCGCCGCGCGCCTTGTCGAAACGGGCCTTGAGCGGGGTCAATCGGTTGCGATCCTCGGTACAAGCAGCGTCAATTACGCCCTCGTTTTCCTGGCGGCCATACGTGCAGGCGGGGTTGCAGCGCCGCTGACCACAAGCGCCTCGCCGCAGCAGCTTGCCGGGATGGCCAAGGATTCGGGCGCGCGCCACCTCTTCATTGACGCAGCAAAGGCCAGTGAACTTGGCCCCGATTTCATGGCGGAGATGATCCGCGTGCCCTTGGAGGAGATCGGCACATGGATGGCGGCTCCCGGCACTCGCGCGCCCGATTTTGTGCCTGAGCCAAGCGATGCATTCAATATCATTTATTCCAGCGGCACCACTGGCATTCCCAAGGGAATTGTCCATTCGCACAAAATGCGCTGGCTGCAATTTGCATCGACCGCCGTCTCCTATCTCGAAGCCGGTTTTGCGGTGCGCAGCCTTGCCTCAACGCCGCTTTATTCGAACACCACAATGGTCGGCTTTTTGCCTGTCCTTCTCGCGGGCGGCACCGTTCGGGTGATGGGCAAATTTGATTGCGCGCGCTGGCTGGGACACGCATCAAAAGACCGCACGACGATCACCATGCTGGTGCCCGTCCAGTATCAACGCCTGATGGATTTTGACGGCTTTGACGATTTCGATTTGAGCTCGCTCACTCTCAAATACTGCACTTCAGCGCCTTTTTCCGCTGAGCTTAAGCGCGAGGTTTTGGCGCGGATGCCGGGCGGGTTGGTCGAGATATATTCGATGACTGAAGGGGGCGTTGTGTGCCTTTTGCAAGCGCACGAATTTCCCGACAAACTCCACACCGTCGGCAGGCCTGCTCCGGGGAGCGAATTGAAGGTGCTCGACGATGACGACAACGAAGTGGCACCGGGCACTCCGGGCAATCTGATTGGTCGATCAGCCACTATGATGAGCGGCTATAAAAACCAGCCCGACAAAACGTCCGAGGCGCAATATGTCGATGAAAATGGCGATGTCTGGATGCGCATGGGCGACATAGCCCGCGTCGATGAAGATGGCTTCGTCGAGCTTGTCGGGCGGTCTAAAGACATGATTATTTCAGGCGGCTTCAACATCTATCCCATCGACCTTGAAAACGAGCTTTTGAAAGAAGGCGACGTTGTTGAGGCGGCTGTCATCGGTGTGCCATCAAAGGCATGGGGAGAAACGCCGGTGGGTTTCGTGGTGCTGGGTGAAAGCGCGCGTGTGACCAGCGACATTCTGGCAAGCGTGAACGCGCGCCTAGGCAAAACGCAGCGCCTCTCTCAACTTTTCGCAATTGAGGAAATGCCGCGCAGCCACATCGGCAAGCTTCTGAAAACCGAGCTTCGCGATGAGGCGGCGGCCCGCATGAGCGATAACGCATGAGCGATACCGCTTGAGCGCCTTGACCGAAAAGGTTTGAGACGCGGCCACCATTGGGAGAGGGAGAGAGAGTGGTGGCCGCGTCTCGCTCGCTGCTTATCGCAGCAAAGCGCCTTGCACGTCAGCGTCGCGTTTGCAGATCCCAGCGCTCACTATTGCAGCACCACACAAACGCTCAACGCCGACTATCAAGACAAACAACCACAGCGAGGGGGCGCTGCTCTAGCGCAAAGCCTTTGGGGTGGAAGGCCCGGATGCTGGAAGACATCGAGGCTGCCCAAAGGCGCGCTATGATTTGGCTGCTGGCCTTGCGGCAAGCGGTCCGACGACGCGAAAAGTCGGGGAAAGCTTCAACGTCGCCTGACGCGCGGCCGCCAGTTTGGAGAAGAGAAGAGGCTGGCGGTGACGCGCTGGGGCTCTAATGATGTTCGATGGCGTGAAACTCAAATGACAAAATGCGCAGATAGATTGCAAAATATGCAACAAAAGATTTCGCGAATTTGCACTCTCACACAGCGCGGTGCTGGACAGTGAGCACGGCGCTGCATTAACGGCGCTATCATGCAAGCAGATCATCTTCCAGATTCGATCCTGATTGTCGATTTCGGCAGCCAGGTAACGCAACTAATCGCGCGCCGCGTGCGCGAAGCGGGTGTCTATTCCGAAATTGCGCCTTTCACCATGGCCGAAGAGGCGTTCAAGCGGCTTAATCCCAAGGGGATTATCCTTTCAGGCTCGCCCGCGAGCGTCCCTGACGAAGGTAGCCCCCGTTGCCCGCAAAGCTTTTTTGAAGCGGGCGTTCCTATCCTTGGCATCTGCTATGGCCAGCAAGTGATGAGCCAGCAATTGGGCGGTGAAGTGCGCCCGGGGCATGAAACCGGAGAAGGCGGCGAATTTGGCCGCGCTTATCTCACTGTGACCAAGGATTGCGCCTTGTTCGATGGCCTTTGGGCCGAGGGAGAGCGCCATCAGGTCTGGATGAGCCACGGCGACAAGGTCACCCAATTTGCGCCCGGCTTTGAAATCGTTGCAACCTCCGACGGCGCGCCTTTCGCGGTGATCGCTGACGAAAAACGCAAGTTCTACGGCACCCAGTTCCACCCCGAAGTCGTCCATACGCCCGACGGAGGCAAGCTGCTGGCCAATTTCGTGCGCCATGTCTGCGGTCTTGCAGGCGATTGGACCATGGCCGAATTTCGCAAAACCAAGATTGAGGAAATTCGCGAGCAAGTAGGCGATGGCCGCGTCATTTGCGGTCTGTCGGGCGGGGTCGATTCGGCTGTGGCAGCGGTCCTCATCCACGAGGCAATCGGCGACCAGTTGACCTGCGTTTATGTTGATCACGGCCTTATGCGCCTCAATGAAACCGAGCAGGTCGTCACCCTTTTCCGCGACCATTATAATATCCCGCTCGTCGCGGTGGATGCTGAGGAGACATTCTTGGCTGGCCTCAAAGGCGTCACCGATCCTGAGAAAAAGCGCAAATTTATCGGCGCTGCCTTCATCGATCTGTTCGAAGCAGAGGCCAAAAAAGTCGGCGGGGCGGATTTCTTGGCACAGGGCACGCTTTACCCCGATGTGATCGAAAGCGTCAGCTTCACCGGCGGGCCATCGGTCACGATCAAGAGCCACCACAATGTCGGCGGCCTTCCAGAGCGTATGAACATGGAACTGGTCGAGCCTTTGCGCGAACTTTTCAAAGACGAGGTGCGCGATCTGGGCCGCGAGCTTGGTTTGCCAGAAGCTTTCGTAGGGCGTCATCCGTTCCCCGGCCCCGGCCTTGCGATCCGCATCCCCGGCGAAGTCACCAAGGAACGCTGTGACATCTTGCGCAAAGCCGATGCGATTTACCTTGAAGAGATTCGCAACGCCGGGCTTTATGATGCAATCTGGCAGGCCTTTGCTGTGCTGCTCCCGGTCAAAACCGTAGGCGTGATGGGCGACGGGCGCACCTATGACAGCGTGTGCGGCCTTCGCGCGGTGACCTCAACCGACGGCATGACCGCCGATGTGTACCCCTTCGACGCGGGCTTCCTGACCCAAGTCGCAACCCGCATCGTGAACGAAGTGCAGGGCATCAACCGCGTGGTCTATGACTACACGTCGAAGCCTCCGGGCACGATTGAGTGGGAATAGGTCGAAACCTTTGCCCAGCATCTTCGTTCTGATAGCAAGACATTAAATCAATTCTTGAACGGATTACGACCATGACAGCCTTGCGTATTGCAGCCGCCTCAACGCTCCTGACCCTCGCAGCTTGCGGGCAAACCGCGAGCGAACCTGCTCCCGTGATCGAGGGCGCATGGGAGGTCGACAGCGCCGCGTCCGAGCTTTCCTATGTTTCGATCAAGGCTGGCGAGATCGCTGAAACCAACAGCTTTGAAACGCTTACCGGAACGGTTCAGGGCAATGGCGAAGCGACCGTCGAAATCGACCTCGCGAGTGTTTCCACCGGCGTTGACATCCGCAACGAGCGGATGCGCGAGATTTTCTTTAACGTGGCCGACAATCCCAAGGCGACAGTCACAGCCAAGATTGATCCCGCCGCGTTTGAGGCGCTGGGTGTGGGCGAAAGCCTTGATACTACCCTTGATGGCAC from Erythrobacter sp. SCSIO 43205 includes these protein-coding regions:
- a CDS encoding ZIP family metal transporter — its product is MERSKGLAHCRLMAMMFVVIAVVSGALIIGALWGAYGHLGKQLEGFLVAIAGGALLLSVTTELIQPAIEQSSVLHAMAGVGAGALVFVFVDRLIANKMGEDSGGGLLAAITLDGIPENLALGVALIAAGPMEVAALAGSILLSNLPEAAGGARDMRDSGWSKARIVAIWAVTAAILSLAAIAGNMLLDTVSESTLAIIRSFAAGAVVASLATEVFPKAYDEDCQWAGIATAIGVILAFTLGSLGAG
- a CDS encoding PIG-L family deacetylase — translated: MLRGDELRKPIKCVLACASAALVLASSSALSAQDIAKPSIIGKEETLDDGQVVTRLMPGEAPPSEAQDEQPTGQPTEQPADQSTRGQPRAGTGAPSVLAIVAHPDDELVFAPALARIAREGGEVTLVFATSGDQGPGVSGLEPGDALADLREDEARCSAFALGLEEPIYWRLGDGTLATQARNTQTAMRDMGERIAGLIALHDPSVIMTWGPDGGYGHADHRITSSAVTQIVQAMGPDRPDLLYAAFPLSEGGEDDSDAPPGFEGWARTHPSLITDRIAYEPFDLDAAMAAVNCYESQFDGAARQALAGTLHQQVWRGKVAFRLAFAKPR
- the guaA gene encoding glutamine-hydrolyzing GMP synthase; protein product: MQADHLPDSILIVDFGSQVTQLIARRVREAGVYSEIAPFTMAEEAFKRLNPKGIILSGSPASVPDEGSPRCPQSFFEAGVPILGICYGQQVMSQQLGGEVRPGHETGEGGEFGRAYLTVTKDCALFDGLWAEGERHQVWMSHGDKVTQFAPGFEIVATSDGAPFAVIADEKRKFYGTQFHPEVVHTPDGGKLLANFVRHVCGLAGDWTMAEFRKTKIEEIREQVGDGRVICGLSGGVDSAVAAVLIHEAIGDQLTCVYVDHGLMRLNETEQVVTLFRDHYNIPLVAVDAEETFLAGLKGVTDPEKKRKFIGAAFIDLFEAEAKKVGGADFLAQGTLYPDVIESVSFTGGPSVTIKSHHNVGGLPERMNMELVEPLRELFKDEVRDLGRELGLPEAFVGRHPFPGPGLAIRIPGEVTKERCDILRKADAIYLEEIRNAGLYDAIWQAFAVLLPVKTVGVMGDGRTYDSVCGLRAVTSTDGMTADVYPFDAGFLTQVATRIVNEVQGINRVVYDYTSKPPGTIEWE
- the gyrB gene encoding DNA topoisomerase (ATP-hydrolyzing) subunit B yields the protein MDNTSNNEPQNAPTGSSAPEKRQGEYGADSIKVLKGLDAVRKRPGMYIGDTDDGSGLHHMVFEVSDNAIDEALAGHCDLVLIELNPDGSVSVEDNGRGIPVGMHKEEGVSAAEVIMTQLHAGGKFENTSDDNAYKVSGGLHGVGVSVVNALSEWLELTIWREGKEHWMRFEHGDAVNSLEVKGDAPKVDQNPDDDGFKKGTRVTFKASTDTFKNVTEFDFEKLEHRYRELAFLNSGVRILIRDKRHEEVVEHDLFYEGGIAAFVRWLDRNKEALISDPISVSAEKDGIGIDVALEWNDSYYENVLCFTNNIPQRDGGTHLAAFRAALTRTLNGYADREGLLKKEKVSLSGEDMREGLTAIVSVKLPDPKFSSQTKDKLVSSEVRQPLESLMGEKMTEWLEENPADAKAIIQKIIDAAAAREAAKRAREMSRKGAMSVASLPGKLSDCRERDATKAEIFLVEGDSAGGSAKGGRDSQYQAILPLKGKILNVERARFDRIISSKEVGTLIQAMGTGIRDEFDLEKLRYHKIVIMTDADVDGAHIRTLLLTFFHRQMPEIIKAGHLYIAQPPLFKVAKGKSEVYLKDEGALDRYLVDAGLQGRILETSGGARSGEDLRALVDGALRLKNMIAFVPRRYNTGIIEQMALSGALQPGLSDAEQLRALEETAERLEAGDQDAKWSVRVLESGTVQFSRLWRGVTDVHEIEGRFLTSTEAQKLHSIAADQADAYGAPVRFVKAGEESEAEADTESDEDTGDDTAVLAEDAITRPSQLLEAVLAAGRKGLSISRYKGLGEMNPEQLWETTLDPENRILLQVKVEDADVTDEIFTRLMGDVVEPRREFIQDNALSVANLDV
- a CDS encoding FkbM family methyltransferase, which produces MKARFQLRKLGLLRRLSNQNFIRDACQNAYLGDHIALARVLGRYKMFLDTRDVAFAPHMLTDGYWEMAHTEVMARLVKKGMKAVDLGANLGYFTLIMAERVGASGAVHAFEPNPHIAKLLRDTVEINSFARRTVVHEIALSNANGEIDFFIDPSRPMNATVHPRPGHEEVKVPTARFDEIADLEDCDFVKIDVEGAEEAVWAGMDKRIANPRPLTVILEFTPGRYGDAGAFIDTFEHQGFSLSYIHRWRGIVATSKSEILAKPGDVDQLLVLQR
- a CDS encoding YceI family protein, which translates into the protein MTALRIAAASTLLTLAACGQTASEPAPVIEGAWEVDSAASELSYVSIKAGEIAETNSFETLTGTVQGNGEATVEIDLASVSTGVDIRNERMREIFFNVADNPKATVTAKIDPAAFEALGVGESLDTTLDGTLSLVGVEAPFQAEVSVTRAGPDRVIAVTDKPVIVNAAQFELVDELAELQELAGLPSITPVVPVTFSIAFQR
- a CDS encoding class I adenylate-forming enzyme family protein yields the protein MNDNTISAVMGERLAQSFGSFPQILQMWSQAQPDAIAIVDDTRDVAWAELIGEVERLAARLVETGLERGQSVAILGTSSVNYALVFLAAIRAGGVAAPLTTSASPQQLAGMAKDSGARHLFIDAAKASELGPDFMAEMIRVPLEEIGTWMAAPGTRAPDFVPEPSDAFNIIYSSGTTGIPKGIVHSHKMRWLQFASTAVSYLEAGFAVRSLASTPLYSNTTMVGFLPVLLAGGTVRVMGKFDCARWLGHASKDRTTITMLVPVQYQRLMDFDGFDDFDLSSLTLKYCTSAPFSAELKREVLARMPGGLVEIYSMTEGGVVCLLQAHEFPDKLHTVGRPAPGSELKVLDDDDNEVAPGTPGNLIGRSATMMSGYKNQPDKTSEAQYVDENGDVWMRMGDIARVDEDGFVELVGRSKDMIISGGFNIYPIDLENELLKEGDVVEAAVIGVPSKAWGETPVGFVVLGESARVTSDILASVNARLGKTQRLSQLFAIEEMPRSHIGKLLKTELRDEAAARMSDNA